In Sphingobium sp. EP60837, one genomic interval encodes:
- a CDS encoding SDR family NAD(P)-dependent oxidoreductase has translation MTNPSYDFSGAHVLVTGGTSGIGAATAAAYRQAGADVTITGTRGDTADYDADLSGYRYLRMDVEDGESIDAVAASLSKLDILVNNAGMALPSLGLDEYEPDVFARAVNMLLVGAFRMAQRSADLLAQSSLAGGASVIGIASMSSYFGIPIVPGYGAAKTGLVGLTRTLAVKWGERGIRVNAVAAGLTRSRMTEGTFAQEDWMAPTLARTPLGRPGEAEDIANAILFLSSPGAAWITGQTLAVDGGYTVSG, from the coding sequence ATGACGAACCCGTCCTATGATTTTTCCGGTGCGCATGTGCTTGTCACTGGCGGCACTAGCGGGATCGGCGCAGCCACCGCGGCGGCCTATCGCCAAGCAGGCGCAGATGTGACCATCACCGGCACGCGCGGCGACACAGCCGATTATGATGCTGATCTGTCCGGCTATCGCTATCTGCGCATGGATGTAGAGGATGGCGAGAGCATCGATGCGGTTGCGGCGAGCCTTTCGAAACTCGACATACTCGTCAACAATGCCGGGATGGCGCTACCGAGCCTGGGCCTTGACGAATATGAGCCGGATGTGTTCGCGCGAGCCGTCAACATGCTGCTGGTCGGCGCGTTTCGCATGGCCCAGCGTAGTGCCGACCTCCTCGCACAAAGCAGCTTGGCGGGCGGCGCGAGCGTCATCGGCATTGCTTCGATGAGCAGCTATTTCGGCATTCCCATTGTGCCCGGCTATGGCGCGGCAAAGACCGGCCTTGTCGGACTGACCCGCACGCTGGCGGTCAAATGGGGGGAGCGCGGCATCCGCGTCAACGCCGTCGCCGCCGGGCTTACGCGCAGCCGCATGACCGAAGGCACCTTCGCGCAGGAGGATTGGATGGCTCCGACGCTGGCGCGGACCCCCTTGGGACGGCCCGGTGAGGCGGAAGATATCGCCAACGCAATCCTCTTCCTGTCGAGCCCCGGTGCGGCATGGATTACGGGTCAAACACTGGCGGTGGATGGGGGATACACGGTTTCCGGTTGA